Proteins from a single region of Artemia franciscana chromosome 2, ASM3288406v1, whole genome shotgun sequence:
- the LOC136043970 gene encoding uncharacterized protein LOC136043970, translating into MRKKIINKRWLNLKYRKVLLGEQDKDNLSNGSKISEEFSANPLIDDSNKLGNGSGSYCVDCPDTNTEIDLSGIPDGNCIVNLRYFLAEVISAFRHKISCDHGKLIIKQLEKKGLKTELKVKCNKCNWEKRIKGEPECPATSVKEYISSFTDQTQVAFSEKKSSLKGCLNSKAVWGAMGSGGGYSTLCEFFGVLGVKPMSRIVYSRMERQLGNAWMNSLSEIC; encoded by the exons atgaggaagaaaattatcaacaaaaggtggctgaatttaaaataccg aaaggtgctgcttggagaacaagataaagataatttgtcaaatggatcaaaaatttcagaagaattttcagcaaatcctctcatagacgattcaaataaattgggaaacggtagtggttcttactgtgttgattgccccgatacgaatactgagatagacttatctggaattccagatggaaactgcattgtgaatctaaggtatttccttgctgaagtaatttcagcattcagacacaaaatcagttgcgatcacggaaaattgattataaagcaattagaaaagaaaggcctgaaaactgaactgaaagttaagtgtaataagtgtaactgggaaaagaggattaaaggtgaaccagaatgtccagcaacaagcgtaaaagaatatatttcaagttttacggaccagacacaggttgctttttccgaaaaaaaatcaagtcttaaaggctgcttgaattcgaaggctgtttggggagccatgggtagtggaggagggtattctacactgtgtgaattcttcggggtgcttggagtgaaaccaatgtcacgaatagtttattcccgtatggaaaggcagcttggtaatgcttggatgaatagtttatcggaaatttgctag